A part of Anabas testudineus chromosome 9, fAnaTes1.2, whole genome shotgun sequence genomic DNA contains:
- the rmi1 gene encoding recQ-mediated genome instability protein 1, producing the protein MAPEIQAVVRTTQTWLQSSWHIQVPFAWLNACVEWLQDEAGGAGHLSQQQINQQALDQWLLTDLRDLDYPVLPEGIAQAQKTELNGTFCVQVDSLLDISQPAYGQLQKWRGTDSTNDEVSAVTQATQRTWEARPTRMLLLQVTDGVQNLEAMEYQPIPALSTALRPGAKLQLQGKMVCRLGVLLLGSSNVRVLGGEVEDLVDRNNLGRMLCRTLGLPEEQQQEGEEVPPAPQQVNQEVDDLELDDAELLASLEAQEVVARVQVGPGQDSGYRTVSETSTQSSRSSSVRSLVSAASSRSEASSGFTQNSRDGSVQRHYHRNEPDQIQQDVQDHNMEDNDFPDEDFDDLPLDELDSVIYQENTNVITQSDSSHISTSGPNTRITGKPYNLDRIQPTLNASGSCSNSRSTTQQRDDQGSTRGVKAQSAKAMSTPFFSPAASEPSHEFVTRDESDFMDEDMDCFIEELDMCAVQTRSPGVLDLLPVKQGPSRDRESATNKPSISSYRLNSEPSRSETKSSHSTPQQPSSSTHTRESYSKVPTVTLTSPPFTYLCLLDELMSEPRTHPTEICVKAFIVTLLGKLSSSNGIWRVRATISDGTGYLDVELSDQVLSGLLGFSVAEKGVLKRDPARRGELEAGMKRCQEELVDMCCVMTVVIEPEGRKAVVSKADPVNEKVLQELEQRVRDRRK; encoded by the exons atggCTCCTGAGATCCAGGCAGTGGTACGTACCACCCAAACCTGGCTGCAGTCTTCCTGGCACATCCAGGTGCCCTTTGCTTGGCTGAATGCCTGTGTGGAGTGGCTACAGGACGAGGCAGGAGGAGCGGGTCATCTGTCACAGCAGCAAATTAACCAACAG GCACTGGATCAATGGCTGTTAACAGACCTGAGAGACCTGGATTACCCTGTTCTCCCAGAAGGGATTGCTCAAGCCCAGAAGACTGAACTCAACGGCACCTTCTGTGTTCAG GTTGACTCCTTACTGGACATCAGTCAGCCTGCATATGGTCAGCTGCAAAAGTGGAGAGGTACAGACTCTACCAACGACGAGGTGTCTGCTGTCACACAGGCCACCCAAAGGACCTGGGAAGCAAGACCAACCcgtatgctgctgctgcag GTGACAGATGGAGTCCAGAATTTAGAGGCCATGGAGTATCAACCTATCCCCGCACTCAGCACAGCACTCAG GCCCGGTGCAAAGTTACAGTTGCAAGGAAAGATGGTTTGCAGACTCGGGGTGCTGTTGTTGGGATCGTCTAATGTCAGAGTCCTGGGCGGTGAAGTGGAAGACCTGGTGGACAGAAACAACCTG GGCAGGATGCTGTGTCGGACACTGGGACTtccagaggagcagcagcaggagggagaggaggttCCTCCGGCACCACAACAAG ttAATCAGGAAGTGGATGACCTGGAGCTAGATGATGCAGAGTTGTTGGCCAGTCTGGAGGCCCAGGAGGTGGTGGCAAGGGTTCAGGTTGGGCCAGGTCAAGACAGTGGCTACAGGACAGTCAGTGAAACCTCCACTCAGTCCTCAAGAAGCTCCTCTGTCAGAAGCCTTGTCTCAGCTGCTTCATCCAG AAGTGAAGCCTCAAGTGGTTTCACCCAGAACAGCAGAGATGGTTCAGTCCAACGACATTACCACAGAAATGAACCAGACCAGATCCAACAAGACGTTCAAGACCACAACATGGAAGACAACGACTTTCCTGATGAAGACTTTGATGATCTTCCCTTGGATGAGTTGGACAGTGTGATTTACCAGGAAAACACAAACGTTATTacacagtcagacagcagtCACATAAGCACATCTGGGCCTAACACCAGAATAACAGGAAAACCTTACAACTTAGACAGAATACAGCCCACTTTAAATGCCTCTGGGTCCTGTAGTAACTCCAGATCTACCACACAGCAAAGAGATGATCAGGGCAGCACTAGAGGAGTTAAAGCGCAGTCAGCCAAAGCAATGTCCACACCCTTCTTTTCCCCAGCAGCTTCAGAGCCATCACATGAATTTGTAACTAGGGATGAGAGTGATTTTATGGATGAGGATATGGACTGCTTTATTGAAGAGTTAGACATGTGTGCAGTGCAAACTAGGAGTCCCGGAGTGTTAGATCTGCTTCCTGTTAAACAAGGTCCgagtagagacagagagagtgctACCAACAAACCTTCAATTTCCAGTTATAGGCTCAACAGTGAACCATCAAGAAGTGAAACTAAGAGTTCACACAGCACACCACAGCAGCCAAGTTCTTCCACACACACCAGAGAATCATACAGCAAAGTTCCCACTGTCACTCTGACCTCTCCACCGTTTACATATTTGTGCCTGCTGGATGAGCTGATGTCGGAACCACGCACCCACCCCACAGAGATCTGTGTCAAAGCGTTCATTGTGACTCTCTTGGGcaaactgagcagcagcaaCGGCATTTGGCGTGTCCGTGCTACAATATCTGATGGAACCGGCTACCTGGATGTGGAGTTATCCGATCAGGTTTTGTCAGGGCTGCTGGGCTTCTCTGTGGCTGAGAAGGGAGTTCTGAAGCGTGACCCAGCCCGTCGAGGTGAGCTGGAAGCTGGGATGAAGAGATGTCAGGAAGAACTGGTGGATATGTGCTGTGTTATGACCGTCGTAATTGAACCAGAGGGTAGGAAAGCTGTGGTGTCCAAGGCAGATCCTGTCAATGAGAAGGTGCTTCAGGAGCTGGAGCAGAGAGTCAGAGACAGGAGAAAATAG